A DNA window from Gigantopelta aegis isolate Gae_Host chromosome 4, Gae_host_genome, whole genome shotgun sequence contains the following coding sequences:
- the LOC121370328 gene encoding PRKC apoptosis WT1 regulator protein-like isoform X1, with protein sequence MASSSVSQESLDMEDFEMTRQRNRIRTHRGRGMLHRAGERDAGDGEGRDQNGDGGDGPAAGFQDHDSPTRTAARAKDKRTRPNHMHKGKLPKDKRKLREKRRSTGVVHLQSTESTGDSLDDDDEEDKVLMETKKNTVFNELTEKNKANHEPHSHHHSSYQHHTHHSHSGYTARRNKSPSDLEADLEDNQDYDSTVSHSETNLTLIGRSESSDTQISLSHLSRPAAISKFTRYSPETAAASFSHSTVPTLSDPESNKTNSTSSSTYCSPATSTSVLSRYVDRSRDSENVTKDADRAGVGKFRDSNKSTENTYSSYSNRFRGREDSSSPVQSHVQTRISAYPGAKPVVTQQNEYTSNVEKQLEKEKEENKRLKQMLEEKDRRIAELEREVSLLNKEMDDIEDQNIQLEEEKSALIRSLSQLSTNV encoded by the exons ATGGCGTCGAGTTCGGTGAGTCAAGAGAGCTTGGATATGGAAGATTTCGAAATGACGAGACAGAGAAACAGGATAAGGACACACAGGGGGAGGGGGATGCTGCACCGCGCGGGGGAGAGAGACGCTGGGGACGGGGAGGGGAGGGATCAGAACGGCGACGGAGGAGACGGGCCGGCAGCGGGATTCCAGGACCATGACTCGCCCACGCGCACGGCGGCGCGAGCGAAAGATAAAAGGACGAGACCGAATCATATGCACAAGGGGAAGCTGCCAAAAGATAAACGAAagttgagagagaagaggaggaGCACGGGTGTAGTACACTTGCAGTCGACAGAG AGTACCGGAGACAgtctagatgatgatgatgaagaagacaAGGTGTTGATGGAGACAAAGAAGAACACCGTGTTTAACGAACTCACAGAGAAGAACAAGGCCAATCACGAG cctcacAGTCATCACCATTCATCTTACCAGCATCACACACATCACAGTCACAGTGGCTACACGGCTCGCAGAAACAAGAG CCCGTCTGACTTGGAGGCTGACCTTGAAGACAACCAGGACTACGACAGCACTGTGAGTCACTCGGAGACCAACCTGACACTGATTGGTCGGTCCGAGTCGTCCGACACACAGATCTCTCTGTCCCACCTCAGCCGGCCCGCCGCCATCTCCAAATTCACTCGCTACTCCCCCGAAACTGCCGCTGCGTCTTTCAGCCACTCCACCGTGCCGACCCTGAGCGACCCCGAGTCGAACAAGACAAACTCCACGTCGTCCTCCACCTACTGTTCCCCGGCGACATCAACATCGGTGTTGTCACGATACGTCGACAGGTCACGTGACTCCGAGAACGTCACCAAGGATGCTGACAGGGCTGGGGTGGGCAAGTTCAGAGACAGTAATAAGAGTACTGAGAACACGTATAGCAGTTATTCGAATCGGTTCCGGGGAAGAGAGGACTCAAGTTCGCCGGTTCAGTCCCACGTTCAGACGCGGATATCGGCATACCCCGGAGCGAAGCCGGTTGTCACACAGCAGAATGAATACACGTCTAATGTGGAGAAG caactggagaaggagaaggaagaaAATAAACGATTAAAGCAAATGCTTGAAGAAAAGGATCGACGGATTGCTGAACTGGAGAGAGAGGTCTCGTTACTAAACAAG GAGATGGATGACATTGAGGATCAAAACATACAACTGGAGGAGGAGAAGAGTGCACTAATCCGATCTCTGTCACAACTCAGCACAAATGTTTAA
- the LOC121370328 gene encoding putative protein TPRXL isoform X2, translated as MASSSVSQESLDMEDFEMTRQRNRIRTHRGRGMLHRAGERDAGDGEGRDQNGDGGDGPAAGFQDHDSPTRTAARAKDKRTRPNHMHKGKLPKDKRKLREKRRSTGVVHLQSTESTGDSLDDDDEEDKVLMETKKNTVFNELTEKNKANHEPHSHHHSSYQHHTHHSHSGYTARRNKSPSDLEADLEDNQDYDSTVSHSETNLTLIGRSESSDTQISLSHLSRPAAISKFTRYSPETAAASFSHSTVPTLSDPESNKTNSTSSSTYCSPATSTSVLSRYVDRSRDSENVTKDADRAGVGKFRDSNKSTENTYSSYSNRFRGREDSSSPVQSHVQTRISAYPGAKPVVTQQNEYTSNVEKQLEKEKEENKRLKQMLEEKDRRIAELEREVSLLNKHY; from the exons ATGGCGTCGAGTTCGGTGAGTCAAGAGAGCTTGGATATGGAAGATTTCGAAATGACGAGACAGAGAAACAGGATAAGGACACACAGGGGGAGGGGGATGCTGCACCGCGCGGGGGAGAGAGACGCTGGGGACGGGGAGGGGAGGGATCAGAACGGCGACGGAGGAGACGGGCCGGCAGCGGGATTCCAGGACCATGACTCGCCCACGCGCACGGCGGCGCGAGCGAAAGATAAAAGGACGAGACCGAATCATATGCACAAGGGGAAGCTGCCAAAAGATAAACGAAagttgagagagaagaggaggaGCACGGGTGTAGTACACTTGCAGTCGACAGAG AGTACCGGAGACAgtctagatgatgatgatgaagaagacaAGGTGTTGATGGAGACAAAGAAGAACACCGTGTTTAACGAACTCACAGAGAAGAACAAGGCCAATCACGAG cctcacAGTCATCACCATTCATCTTACCAGCATCACACACATCACAGTCACAGTGGCTACACGGCTCGCAGAAACAAGAG CCCGTCTGACTTGGAGGCTGACCTTGAAGACAACCAGGACTACGACAGCACTGTGAGTCACTCGGAGACCAACCTGACACTGATTGGTCGGTCCGAGTCGTCCGACACACAGATCTCTCTGTCCCACCTCAGCCGGCCCGCCGCCATCTCCAAATTCACTCGCTACTCCCCCGAAACTGCCGCTGCGTCTTTCAGCCACTCCACCGTGCCGACCCTGAGCGACCCCGAGTCGAACAAGACAAACTCCACGTCGTCCTCCACCTACTGTTCCCCGGCGACATCAACATCGGTGTTGTCACGATACGTCGACAGGTCACGTGACTCCGAGAACGTCACCAAGGATGCTGACAGGGCTGGGGTGGGCAAGTTCAGAGACAGTAATAAGAGTACTGAGAACACGTATAGCAGTTATTCGAATCGGTTCCGGGGAAGAGAGGACTCAAGTTCGCCGGTTCAGTCCCACGTTCAGACGCGGATATCGGCATACCCCGGAGCGAAGCCGGTTGTCACACAGCAGAATGAATACACGTCTAATGTGGAGAAG caactggagaaggagaaggaagaaAATAAACGATTAAAGCAAATGCTTGAAGAAAAGGATCGACGGATTGCTGAACTGGAGAGAGAGGTCTCGTTACTAAACAAG CACTATTAA